The following is a genomic window from Vitis vinifera cultivar Pinot Noir 40024 chromosome 6, ASM3070453v1.
CAACCTCTGTCATCGTGGCAGCACCATCTCTTCAATACAGCTCATAGATATCCACCTTCCTAGTTCTTCAGAATTGCCTTCTCACTACCACACCACTAAAGACCTCCCACCCCATCTCATGTCCACCCTCAAGGCTGCCTTCGATGCCGCCAGACCCGCCTTCTGTGACATCCTCAAGACCATCAAGCCCAGCCTGGTTATCTATGATTATCTACAACCATGGGCATCCATGGCTGCGTGTGAAGAGAACATCCGTGCAATTGTTTTCTTGAGCTCAGGGGCCGCATGTTGTTCTTTCTACTGTCACGGTAGTCTAGATAATCCTGGTGAGAAGTACCCTTTTCCAGCCTTATGTTTCCCAGAAATTGAACGCCGGAAAATCACCCAGTTCCTGCACTACACTGCTAATGGTCTCACAAACATGGAAAGGTTCCGAGGATCCATGGCAAGGTCTTCGAACATAGTGCTGATCAAGACATCAAAGGAGATTGAAGCCAAGTATATAGACTATCTTTCTGTTTTAGTGGGGAAGACGATAATACCAGTGGGGCCACTTGTTCAGGATGCTGCAAACAGAGATGATGATACAGTGATCATGGACTGGCTGAGCAAGAAGAATCCTTTTTCAGTTGTGTTTGTTTCCTTTGGAACCGAGTACTTCCTTTCCGTGGAAGAAATAGAAGAGATAGCTCATGGGCTAGAGCTCAGCACTGTTGGTTTCTTATGGGTCGTGAGGTTTCATGGGGGAGATGAGAAAACTATTCATGAGGTCTTACCAGAAGGCTTTTTGCAGAGAATTGGAGAGAGGGGCATGGTGGTGGAAGGGTGGGCTCCTCAGGCAAAGATACTGTGCCATTCAAGCATTGGAGGGTTTGTGAGCCACTGTGGTTGGAGCTCAACACTAGAGGCAATCATGTTTGGTGTTCCAATCATCGCAACCCCGATGCATCTTGATCAACCCTTGAATGCTAAGTTGGTGGTGGATATTGGTGTTGGCATGGAGGTGAAGAGAGTGAATGAGAGACTTGACAACAAAGAGGTGGCAAGAGTGATTAAAAAGGCGGTGGTGGAAGAGGAAGGGAAAGAATTGAGGAGGAAAGCTAAAGAACTAGCAGAAAGGTTGAGagacaaggaagaagaagagatggaTGTGGTGGTGGAGGAGCTGGTACTGCTTGTTGGAGAACCAGAACTTGTAGCCCAGTAATATCTGCCTGGCTGGGTTAATCTATGATAGCTTAGATGTGAAACTGAAAGTTAAGCCTAAGCTCAATTAGAGTGAGAATAGGAAATGCTGAAATGGGTAGCTCTTCTTAATGGGAATGATACAGGTACTTCAATTAATAGTCTCCCTGATCCTTTTTCTGAATTGTTACtgtcaaaaataatttctagtGTTTTTAGTGTGACTGATGGATGTGCTCCCTTTAACTATATAAACGTGTTTTTAATGTCGTTACAAATAGTATTTGAGCCTACCGCTCAGGATATGTGTGTTTGGTCTCCTAATTTTGTGAAATACAATGAGGACCTTATGTACCACAATCTTATAGACGGCTGTAGATGTTACCAAATCTTTCTCAAATAACTTGTGAATGAATCAAGGTCACATTTTAGACGGATGGGACTTGAAGTTGAAATGTGGTGGAATGTAACAAGCAGAATGGATTAGAACTACTTAGAATGATCAAATCACAGAAGAAAAATAGAGCGGACGGTAATGCTTATCCGCTAAGTTACTTCTCCAAACATACCATACCAACCTTTAAAATGGCTTATTCAGTCATGGTAAAACAACAGAGTGCAACAAATTCAAGGCCAATATCATTGCCTAGTTAGCATGAAACATAGCACATCTCTGTCTCTGTATCACATAAGTTAGAACAAATAATGAAGGAAGAGTCTGTTCTAGAACTTCCAAATGTGTCAGTATCAGGGAATGGATCGACCAAGAGAATCAATTCATTTAAGAACATGACACCTCCTAAATCCACCACATAAAACAAACTTATATGGAATCTAGGTGATACAATATAAGCTTGATCTGCATATAAACAAAGTTGAGGGTACATCATATGAGACAGATTCAGCATTCCTAGATTTTTGGTATTTACTTGCTTTTATTACTGGGTGAATGGCGGGGTAGCTGGAAAATGGACTGGTTCATCCTTAGAACAGTTATGGGTCTTCAGCAATCCAAAGGGTTTAATGTAGTATTAATTCTTCATAATTTTGCTGCACAAGGATGCAAGTTTTCAGATAACCAAAAGTTTATCATTCAATAATAGTTTAGATCTTTTactaaagatgaaaatttcaaaGTAGTCAATGTTGGGCAGTGTTGTAGCCAGACAATCGTCCCCCGGGCGTGCCTTCCACGTAGTCTCGCTGATGGTGAGAGATGGTTGGAAATGCCGTCGGTGCACTAACTTCAATGATGAAATTAGTGGAGAAGAGAAATGGAATTAAGGGGTGCACCTACTTCAATGCCGTTGCTGCACAATGATGAAATTGGTGCACCAATTTCTTATGgttagtttttccttttttattttgacattTCTTTTAATATGCTCATTTATTCtctcataaaacttcttttaattgtattttttttcactctctaatctctccatatttattgattataattattatttggacatattaaacttaaaataataatatataacaaATAGTTAATataatagattaaataaaaacataaatataaaatggataaaaatgaaaatattatcccacaaataatatgcttgatgatttaaaatattaattataataatgcatttgataaattaaggtttaaatttaaaaattatattttattatttagaggtttatgatataagattttttatattaatgttaAATAAAAGATTTGTTTACTTTGTAAATCCTATctcatgtaaaagtaaaaatat
Proteins encoded in this region:
- the LOC100244875 gene encoding flavanone 7-O-glucoside 2''-O-beta-L-rhamnosyltransferase, which translates into the protein MDAKHQSRRVLMLPWLGHGHISPFLELAKKLAQRNFYIYLCSTPINLKPLRDNLCHRGSTISSIQLIDIHLPSSSELPSHYHTTKDLPPHLMSTLKAAFDAARPAFCDILKTIKPSLVIYDYLQPWASMAACEENIRAIVFLSSGAACCSFYCHGSLDNPGEKYPFPALCFPEIERRKITQFLHYTANGLTNMERFRGSMARSSNIVLIKTSKEIEAKYIDYLSVLVGKTIIPVGPLVQDAANRDDDTVIMDWLSKKNPFSVVFVSFGTEYFLSVEEIEEIAHGLELSTVGFLWVVRFHGGDEKTIHEVLPEGFLQRIGERGMVVEGWAPQAKILCHSSIGGFVSHCGWSSTLEAIMFGVPIIATPMHLDQPLNAKLVVDIGVGMEVKRVNERLDNKEVARVIKKAVVEEEGKELRRKAKELAERLRDKEEEEMDVVVEELVLLVGEPELVAQ